The following proteins are encoded in a genomic region of Liolophura sinensis isolate JHLJ2023 chromosome 7, CUHK_Ljap_v2, whole genome shotgun sequence:
- the LOC135471096 gene encoding deoxyribonuclease-1-like isoform X1 — MSIQAITLITLALIGVYITTFTTMADGFRIGAFNIQIFGKKKAENPDVMNTIAKILRRYNIVLIQEIRDKSGEAIKKLLQEVNKYSGKKHKFEMIISDRLGRTNSKEQYAFFYRTAEGIKVVDSYHYDDGSEATKEDTFQREPFVVRFHIPQLVVKDIAMVAIHTDPGQAVAETKELARVIDDVMNTWKIDDVIVLGDLNADCSVFPKKAWKNLSLRTNSKYFWPIGDSVDTTTTNTDCAYDRFILTGSRLISSFVKNSAQVYHFDKAYGLDQEQVRKWNTTNSSMRYCANNGYSILSYTSRSFLHSSEACKLSGVFKSAELNIFGFIVLLPLLRCWMNPFFYVRFTPVRVILYKIVC; from the exons ATGTCCATCCAAGCAATAACCTTGATAACACTGGCGCTAATCGGGGTGTACATAACCACTTTTACAACAATGGCCGATGGATTCAGAATCGGGGCTTTCAACATTCAAATATTCGGCAAGAAAAAAGCGGAGAATCCGGATGTAATGAACACAATTGCTAAG ATTTTAAGGCGATATAACATTGTTCTTATACAAGAAATTCGGGATAAATCCGGAGAAGCTATCAAGAAGCTTCTACAGGAGGTTAACAAGTACTC AgggaaaaaacacaaatttgagATGATTATAAGTGATCGCCTTGGTCGGACAAATTCGAAGGAACAATACGCGTTTTTCTACAG AACAGCGGAAGGAATCAAAGTCGTAGACAGTTACCATTATGACGACGGGAGCGAAGCTACTAAGGAAGACACATTCCAAAGGGAGCCATTTGTTGTACGTTTCCACATTCCACAGCTAG TCGTGAAGGACATCGCCATGGTTGCGATACATACAGACCCAGGACAAGCTGTAGCCGAAACAAAGGAACTCGCGCGTGTGATTGATGACGTAATGAACACATGGAagatcgatgacgtcattgtgctgGGTGACCTAAATGCAGACTGCAGCGTTTTTCCAAAAAAAGCGTGGAAAAATCTGTCACTGAGAACCAACTCCAAGTACTTCTGGCCGATTGGAGACTCTGTTGACACAACGACAACCAACACTGATTGCGCGTATGATAG GTTCATACTGACCGGATCACGTTTAATCTCATCATTTGTTAAGAATTCCGCGCAAGTCTATCACTTCGACAAAGCTTATGGATTGGACCAAGAACAGGTAAGAAAATGGAATACAACTAATTCATCGATGAGATATTGTGCTAATAATGGTTATAGTATTCTTTCTTATACCTCACGTAGTTTCCTTCACAGCTCGGAGGCATGCAAGCTGAGTGGAGTGTTTAAAAGTGCGGAGTTGAATATATTTGGTTTTATAGTGTTATTGCCTTTGCTTCGCTGTTGGATGAACCCTTTTTTCTATGTTCGTTTTACTCCAGTCCGGGTGATCCTGTATAAAATAGTATGTTAA
- the LOC135471096 gene encoding deoxyribonuclease-1-like isoform X2 yields the protein MSIQAITLITLALIGVYITTFTTMADGFRIGAFNIQIFGKKKAENPDVMNTIAKILRRYNIVLIQEIRDKSGEAIKKLLQEVNKYSGKKHKFEMIISDRLGRTNSKEQYAFFYRTAEGIKVVDSYHYDDGSEATKEDTFQREPFVVRFHIPQLVVKDIAMVAIHTDPGQAVAETKELARVIDDVMNTWKIDDVIVLGDLNADCSVFPKKAWKNLSLRTNSKYFWPIGDSVDTTTTNTDCAYDRFILTGSRLISSFVKNSAQVYHFDKAYGLDQEQAIAISDHYPIEIGLALDTGGTSVGGDSSDPGNCCSKGGTGLCSTLISAFVSCFARLLNVRN from the exons ATGTCCATCCAAGCAATAACCTTGATAACACTGGCGCTAATCGGGGTGTACATAACCACTTTTACAACAATGGCCGATGGATTCAGAATCGGGGCTTTCAACATTCAAATATTCGGCAAGAAAAAAGCGGAGAATCCGGATGTAATGAACACAATTGCTAAG ATTTTAAGGCGATATAACATTGTTCTTATACAAGAAATTCGGGATAAATCCGGAGAAGCTATCAAGAAGCTTCTACAGGAGGTTAACAAGTACTC AgggaaaaaacacaaatttgagATGATTATAAGTGATCGCCTTGGTCGGACAAATTCGAAGGAACAATACGCGTTTTTCTACAG AACAGCGGAAGGAATCAAAGTCGTAGACAGTTACCATTATGACGACGGGAGCGAAGCTACTAAGGAAGACACATTCCAAAGGGAGCCATTTGTTGTACGTTTCCACATTCCACAGCTAG TCGTGAAGGACATCGCCATGGTTGCGATACATACAGACCCAGGACAAGCTGTAGCCGAAACAAAGGAACTCGCGCGTGTGATTGATGACGTAATGAACACATGGAagatcgatgacgtcattgtgctgGGTGACCTAAATGCAGACTGCAGCGTTTTTCCAAAAAAAGCGTGGAAAAATCTGTCACTGAGAACCAACTCCAAGTACTTCTGGCCGATTGGAGACTCTGTTGACACAACGACAACCAACACTGATTGCGCGTATGATAG GTTCATACTGACCGGATCACGTTTAATCTCATCATTTGTTAAGAATTCCGCGCAAGTCTATCACTTCGACAAAGCTTATGGATTGGACCAAGAACAG GCTATTGCGATTAGTGACCATTACCCCATAGAAATAGGCCTCGCGCTGGACACTGGAGGGACCAGCGTGGGCGGAGATTCTTCAGACCCTGGAAATTGCTGCTCTAAGGGAGGGACAGGGTTGTGTTCAACACTAATTTCAgcttttgtttcatgttttgcGCGGCTGTTGAATGTAAGAAATTAA